In the genome of Vanacampus margaritifer isolate UIUO_Vmar chromosome 1, RoL_Vmar_1.0, whole genome shotgun sequence, one region contains:
- the LOC144036959 gene encoding haloacid dehalogenase-like hydrolase domain-containing 5, with product MRGLLPLYRGLCSGGGRHARPNAAAVASRCGFCGTNSKPQPNFGMLFDIDGVLLRGRMLIPAAKKAFEKLVDSQGQFVVPLVFVTNAGNCLRQTKADQLSHILGVQITQDQVIMSHSPLRMFKKFHDKCVLVSGQGPVLEISKNLGFNNVISVDMLRESFPLLDMVDHNRRPKLPSNPVGNLPKVEAVVLFGEPIRWETNLQLIIDVLLSNGNLSSLHQTQNIPHLPLLACNMDLMWMAEAQSPRFGHGTFLVCLENIYKKITGKDLKYEALMGKPSELTYHFAEFLIREQAMQRQWKRPITSLYAIGDNLMTDIYGANLYNRYLDVRVARKSPKAIAKMAAATGSTTAVPAEDDVDNMWESELAVPAATSCKSVLVCTGVYDPAAEVPNDASRCIKETVFHGHRDFRFDPALVEPSHIVQDVAEAVELIFEKERFVPQ from the exons ATGAGGGGACTCCTGCCATTGTACCGGGGCCTGTGCTCCGGGGGCGGCCGTCACGCGAGGCCAAACGCTGCGGCTGTCGCTTCTCGCTGCGGCTTTTGCGGAACTAATAGCAAG ccacagCCAAACTTTGGCATGTTGTTTGACATTGATGGCGTGCTCCTCCGGGGACGGATGCTGATTCCTGCTGCCAAAAAGGCTTTTGAGAAGTTGGTGGATTCACAGGGACAGTTTGTGGTGCCGCTGGTTTTTGTGACAAATGCAGGGAATTGTCTAAGGCAAACAAAAGCAGATCAACTCTCTCACATCTTGGGAGTACAG ATCACACAAGATCAAGTCATTATGTCGCATAGTCCATTGAGGATGTTCAAGAAATTCCATGACAAGTGTGTGCTGGTGTCAGGTCAAGGACCAGTTCTGGAAATTTCCAAAAA TCTTGGCTTCAATAACGTCATCAGTGTTGACATGCTGAGGGAATCTTTCCCACTTCTGGACATGGTGGACCACAACAGGAGACCCAAACTACCA TCCAATCCTGTCGGTAACCTTCCCAAGGTTGAGG CCGTGGTTCTGTTCGGAGAGCCAATTCGATGGGAGACCAATCTACAGCTCATCATTGATGTTTTGCTCTCCAACGGCAATCTCAGTAGCCTTCATCAAACCCAAAATATACCCCACCTGCCGCTGCTGGCCTGCAACATGGATCTGATGTGGATGGCCGAGGCACAGTCTCCAAG ATTTGGCCACGGCACATTTCTTGTGTGCTTAGAGAATATCTATAAGAAGATAACAGGCAAAGACCTCAAGTATGAGGCTCTGATGGGAAAACCAAGTGAGCTGACCTACCATTTTGCGGAGTTCCTCATCCGAGAGCAGGCCATGCAGAGGCAGTGGAAACGTCCCATCACGTCTCTCTATGCTATAGG GGATAATCTTATGACTGATATCTATGGCGCTAACCTGTACAACCGCTACCTGGATGTGAGAGTTGCACGAAAGAGCCCCAAAGCCATTGCCAAGATGGCGGCTGCCACAGGCTCCACCACGGCGGTGCCTGCGGAGGATGATGTTGACAACATGTGGGAGAGTGAGCTGGCGGTACCCGCCGCCACTTCCTGTAAGTCTGTCTTAGTTTGCACGGGTGTGTACGACCCGGCAGCCGAGGTGCCAAATGACGCCAGCCGCTGCATCAAAGAAACGGTTTTCCACGGCCACCGGGACTTTCGCTTCGACCCTGCACTTGTGGAGCCGAGCCACATTGTGCAAGATGTGGCTGAAGCTGTCGAGCTGATTTTTGAGAAGGAAAGGTTTGTGCCACAGTAA
- the cnbpa gene encoding CCHC-type zinc finger, nucleic acid binding protein a isoform X3, with product MVMEMSCSSECFGCGRSGHWIKHCPNVCGGGSRGRGRGRGRDLTCYRCGDPGHLARDCDHTEDACYNCHRTGHISRECKEPKKEREHLCYTCGKSGHMARDCDANEQKCYSCGGFGHIQKLCDKVKCYRCGEIGHVAVHCTKASETNCYKCGKAGHLAKECTCEDTA from the exons ATG GTTATGGAGATGAGCTGCAGCAGTGAGTGTTTTGGATGTGGCCGCTCAGGGCACTGGATCAAACATTGCCCCAATGTGTGTGGTGGTGGCTCACGAGGACGTGGCCGAGGCAGGGGACGAG ACTTGACCTGCTATCGGTGTGGAGACCCAGGACACTTGGCGAGGGACTGTGACCATACTGAGGATG CGTGCTACAACTGCCACAGGACTGGCCACATTTCTCGTGAATGCAAGGAGCCCAAAAAGGAGAGGGAGCACCTCTGCTACACCTGTGGAAAATCTGGTCACATGGCCCGTGATTGTGACGCCAACGAGCAGAAGTGCTACTCCTGCGGTGGCTTTGGCCACATCCAGAAGCTTTGTGACAAGGTGAAATGTTACAG GTGTGGAGAGATTGGTCACGTCGCGGTGCACTGCACTAAAGCCAGCGAGACCAACTGCTACAAATGTGGAAAGGCGGGCCACCTGGCAAAAGAGTGCACCTGCGAAGACACCGCATAA
- the cnbpa gene encoding CCHC-type zinc finger, nucleic acid binding protein a isoform X1: protein MVMEMSCSSECFGCGRSGHWIKHCPNVCGGGSRGRGRGRGRGKDLTCYRCGDPGHLARDCDHTEDACYNCHRTGHISRECKEPKKEREHLCYTCGKSGHMARDCDANEQKCYSCGGFGHIQKLCDKVKCYRCGEIGHVAVHCTKASETNCYKCGKAGHLAKECTCEDTA, encoded by the exons ATG GTTATGGAGATGAGCTGCAGCAGTGAGTGTTTTGGATGTGGCCGCTCAGGGCACTGGATCAAACATTGCCCCAATGTGTGTGGTGGTGGCTCACGAGGACGTGGCCGAGGCAGGGGACGAGGCAAGG ACTTGACCTGCTATCGGTGTGGAGACCCAGGACACTTGGCGAGGGACTGTGACCATACTGAGGATG CGTGCTACAACTGCCACAGGACTGGCCACATTTCTCGTGAATGCAAGGAGCCCAAAAAGGAGAGGGAGCACCTCTGCTACACCTGTGGAAAATCTGGTCACATGGCCCGTGATTGTGACGCCAACGAGCAGAAGTGCTACTCCTGCGGTGGCTTTGGCCACATCCAGAAGCTTTGTGACAAGGTGAAATGTTACAG GTGTGGAGAGATTGGTCACGTCGCGGTGCACTGCACTAAAGCCAGCGAGACCAACTGCTACAAATGTGGAAAGGCGGGCCACCTGGCAAAAGAGTGCACCTGCGAAGACACCGCATAA
- the cnbpa gene encoding CCHC-type zinc finger, nucleic acid binding protein a isoform X4, with translation MEMSCSSECFGCGRSGHWIKHCPNVCGGGSRGRGRGRGRDLTCYRCGDPGHLARDCDHTEDACYNCHRTGHISRECKEPKKEREHLCYTCGKSGHMARDCDANEQKCYSCGGFGHIQKLCDKVKCYRCGEIGHVAVHCTKASETNCYKCGKAGHLAKECTCEDTA, from the exons ATGGAGATGAGCTGCAGCAGTGAGTGTTTTGGATGTGGCCGCTCAGGGCACTGGATCAAACATTGCCCCAATGTGTGTGGTGGTGGCTCACGAGGACGTGGCCGAGGCAGGGGACGAG ACTTGACCTGCTATCGGTGTGGAGACCCAGGACACTTGGCGAGGGACTGTGACCATACTGAGGATG CGTGCTACAACTGCCACAGGACTGGCCACATTTCTCGTGAATGCAAGGAGCCCAAAAAGGAGAGGGAGCACCTCTGCTACACCTGTGGAAAATCTGGTCACATGGCCCGTGATTGTGACGCCAACGAGCAGAAGTGCTACTCCTGCGGTGGCTTTGGCCACATCCAGAAGCTTTGTGACAAGGTGAAATGTTACAG GTGTGGAGAGATTGGTCACGTCGCGGTGCACTGCACTAAAGCCAGCGAGACCAACTGCTACAAATGTGGAAAGGCGGGCCACCTGGCAAAAGAGTGCACCTGCGAAGACACCGCATAA
- the cnbpa gene encoding CCHC-type zinc finger, nucleic acid binding protein a isoform X2, translated as MEMSCSSECFGCGRSGHWIKHCPNVCGGGSRGRGRGRGRGKDLTCYRCGDPGHLARDCDHTEDACYNCHRTGHISRECKEPKKEREHLCYTCGKSGHMARDCDANEQKCYSCGGFGHIQKLCDKVKCYRCGEIGHVAVHCTKASETNCYKCGKAGHLAKECTCEDTA; from the exons ATGGAGATGAGCTGCAGCAGTGAGTGTTTTGGATGTGGCCGCTCAGGGCACTGGATCAAACATTGCCCCAATGTGTGTGGTGGTGGCTCACGAGGACGTGGCCGAGGCAGGGGACGAGGCAAGG ACTTGACCTGCTATCGGTGTGGAGACCCAGGACACTTGGCGAGGGACTGTGACCATACTGAGGATG CGTGCTACAACTGCCACAGGACTGGCCACATTTCTCGTGAATGCAAGGAGCCCAAAAAGGAGAGGGAGCACCTCTGCTACACCTGTGGAAAATCTGGTCACATGGCCCGTGATTGTGACGCCAACGAGCAGAAGTGCTACTCCTGCGGTGGCTTTGGCCACATCCAGAAGCTTTGTGACAAGGTGAAATGTTACAG GTGTGGAGAGATTGGTCACGTCGCGGTGCACTGCACTAAAGCCAGCGAGACCAACTGCTACAAATGTGGAAAGGCGGGCCACCTGGCAAAAGAGTGCACCTGCGAAGACACCGCATAA